DNA from Euzebya rosea:
GTCGTCGGCTACACCGGGCAGATCTCGGCCGAGGAGCTGGAGCAGCCCGAGTACGCCGATTACGACTCCGGCGACATCATCGGCTGGGCTGGCGTGGAGAAGACCTACGAGTCGTGGCTGCGGGGCACCGACGGTGAACGACAGGTCCGCGTCAACGCCCGCGGGGAGATCCTCGAGGAGGTCGCCGAGGAGGCCCAGGCCATCCCGGGCAACTCGGTGCAGCTGACCATCGACGCCGAGGCGCAGGCCGCCGTCGAGGTGGCGCTGCAGGAGGGCATCGAGCTGGCCCGTCGCACCCGCGACGCCGAGGGCCGCGCCGACGGCACCTTCGAGGCCCCTGCCGGTGCCGCCGTCGTGCTGGAGCCGGAGACGGGCGAGGTCGTCGCCATGGCCAGCTACCCGACCTACGACCCCGAGTCCTTCGTGGGCGGCATCTCCGAAGCCGAATGGAACCGGCTGCAGGACGACGAGAACCACTTCCCGCTGATCAACCGCGCCATCTCGGCGTCCTACCCGCCCGGGTCGGTGTACAAGCCGATCTCCGCCGCTGCTGCGCTGACCTACGGGTTCGCCGCCCACGACACCTACATCGGCTGCCCGGCCGAGTACGCCTTCGGCGACGCCGGCAACGTCTACCGCAACTGGAACACCGTCGACGAGGGGTCGCTGAACCTCGCGGAGTCCCTCATGCGGTCCTGTGACACCGTCTACTACGCGCTGGCCCGCCGCATGTTCACCGAGGAGGTCCAGTCCCCCGAGGGCCAGGGCTACAACGAGCGGGCGTTCGAGGCCATCGCCTCCGGTGCAGAGCCCGAGATCCCCTTCGAGTACCTCTCGGAGATGTCCCGCGGATGGGGCCTCGACCAGCTGACCGGCATCGACCTCCCCGGCGAACGCGACGGCGTCGTCCCGGGCCGCGAGTGGCGGTTCGACTACTGGGTCAACGCCCGCGACAACTACTGCTACCAGGCCGAGACGGCCGCGCAGGGCAGCTACGCCCGCGAGCTGTACAGCGAGCTGTGCAACGAAGGCTTCCTGTGGCGTGGTGGTGACGCGGTCAACATGTCCATCGGGCAGGGTGACCTCCAGACGACCCCGCTGCAGGTGGCCAACACGTTCGCCGCCATCGCCAACCGCGGCGTCATCATGACCCCGCACGTGGTCCGGGCCATCATCGGGCCGAACG
Protein-coding regions in this window:
- the mrdA gene encoding penicillin-binding protein 2, producing MQPTNARPPVSRESTALRLTFLSALVVSMFVLLVARLWFLQVMTGERYVARADSQSFRTVQVDAPRGDILDRNGVPIVDNRYAQVVSVRPDRMGDDETKARTIARLAHILSMTEEQVIERIEDPRVGPFANRPIAIDVPTDVILYIHQNSASRFPGVIAERIPLREYPRGPLAAHVVGYTGQISAEELEQPEYADYDSGDIIGWAGVEKTYESWLRGTDGERQVRVNARGEILEEVAEEAQAIPGNSVQLTIDAEAQAAVEVALQEGIELARRTRDAEGRADGTFEAPAGAAVVLEPETGEVVAMASYPTYDPESFVGGISEAEWNRLQDDENHFPLINRAISASYPPGSVYKPISAAAALTYGFAAHDTYIGCPAEYAFGDAGNVYRNWNTVDEGSLNLAESLMRSCDTVYYALARRMFTEEVQSPEGQGYNERAFEAIASGAEPEIPFEYLSEMSRGWGLDQLTGIDLPGERDGVVPGREWRFDYWVNARDNYCYQAETAAQGSYARELYSELCNEGFLWRGGDAVNMSIGQGDLQTTPLQVANTFAAIANRGVIMTPHVVRAIIGPNGPVEQFEPEPLLTVPVAADDLAFIEQGLVMVTADEDGTAYKVFSDFPFEIAGKTGTAEQKPKQPFAWFAAYNTEEVAGERYVVVVMVEEGGGGSLIAAPIAERIFGDLFNILLRESPEEDAIVVELEAGEVTD